One genomic region from Knoellia sp. p5-6-4 encodes:
- a CDS encoding acyl-CoA dehydrogenase: MGHYKSNLRDLEFNLFEVLGRQDVLGHGPYSEVDADTAREMLKEVARLSENELAASFAEADRNPPVYDPKTSSVTMPEAFTKSYRAYIDSGFWSVDVPGELDGTVAPPSLKWAMNEMVLGANPAIAMFAASYSFGKLLYILGNDEQKKMARWIIEKGWHCTMVLTEPDAGSDVGAGRTKAAQNDDGTWNITGVKRFITSAESDMTDNVVHFVLARPEGAGPGTKGLSLFIVPKFHVDLETGELGERNGAYVTNVEHKMGLKVSTTCEVTFGDKEPAVGTLLGDTHDGIAQMFRVIEHARMLVGTKAISTLSTAYLNALDYAKQRVQGADLTQMTDKSAPRVTITHHPDVRRSLMTQKAYAEGLRALVLYTATQQDIVDQAQLETGSESLEKDSPADMANRVNDLLLPIVKGVGSERAWVLLGTESLQTLGGSGFLQEYPVEQYIRDAKIDTLYEGTTAIQGQDFFFRKIIRDKAQALSHVAMQIQEFAKNLGATGGTLDTERELLGKGLEDVQGILGYMVGELMKSDPRQEGSDVRNLYKVGQNTSRLLMAAGDLVIGWLLLRQAEVAQAALDAGTSEKDRDFYEGKVAAAKFFARNVLPKIAAERQIAEATDNALMDVPESAF; this comes from the coding sequence ATGGGCCACTACAAGAGCAACCTGCGCGACCTCGAGTTCAACCTCTTCGAGGTCCTCGGCCGGCAGGACGTGCTGGGCCACGGGCCCTACTCGGAGGTCGACGCCGACACCGCGCGAGAGATGCTCAAGGAGGTGGCCCGCCTCTCAGAGAACGAGCTCGCCGCGTCCTTCGCCGAGGCCGACCGCAACCCGCCGGTCTACGACCCGAAGACCTCCTCGGTGACCATGCCCGAGGCGTTCACGAAGTCCTACCGGGCCTACATCGACTCAGGGTTCTGGAGCGTCGACGTCCCCGGCGAGCTCGACGGCACGGTGGCCCCTCCGTCGCTGAAGTGGGCCATGAACGAGATGGTGCTCGGCGCCAACCCGGCCATCGCGATGTTCGCCGCGAGCTACTCCTTCGGGAAGCTGCTCTACATCCTCGGCAACGACGAGCAGAAGAAGATGGCCCGCTGGATCATCGAGAAGGGCTGGCACTGCACCATGGTGCTGACCGAGCCCGACGCGGGCTCCGACGTCGGCGCCGGTCGCACCAAGGCCGCGCAGAACGACGACGGCACCTGGAACATCACCGGGGTCAAGCGGTTCATCACCTCGGCCGAGTCCGACATGACCGACAACGTGGTCCACTTCGTGCTGGCCCGCCCCGAGGGCGCCGGCCCCGGCACCAAGGGCCTCTCGCTCTTCATCGTGCCGAAGTTCCACGTCGACCTCGAGACCGGTGAGCTCGGTGAGCGCAACGGCGCCTACGTCACGAACGTCGAGCACAAGATGGGCCTGAAGGTCTCGACCACCTGCGAGGTCACCTTCGGCGACAAGGAGCCGGCGGTCGGCACCTTGCTCGGCGACACGCACGACGGCATCGCGCAGATGTTCCGGGTCATCGAGCACGCGCGGATGCTGGTGGGCACCAAGGCCATCTCGACACTGTCAACGGCCTACCTCAACGCGCTCGACTACGCCAAGCAGCGAGTCCAGGGCGCCGACCTGACCCAGATGACCGACAAGTCCGCCCCGCGGGTCACGATCACCCACCACCCCGACGTGCGCCGCTCGCTCATGACGCAGAAGGCCTACGCCGAGGGCCTGCGCGCCCTGGTGCTCTACACCGCCACGCAGCAGGACATCGTCGACCAGGCCCAGCTCGAGACCGGCTCCGAGTCCCTCGAGAAGGACAGCCCGGCCGACATGGCCAATCGCGTCAACGACCTGCTCCTGCCGATCGTCAAGGGTGTCGGGTCCGAGCGCGCGTGGGTGCTGCTGGGCACCGAGTCCCTGCAGACGCTCGGCGGCTCGGGCTTCCTGCAGGAGTACCCGGTCGAGCAGTACATCCGCGACGCGAAGATCGACACGCTCTACGAGGGCACCACCGCGATCCAGGGCCAGGACTTCTTCTTCCGCAAGATCATTCGCGACAAGGCCCAGGCCCTCTCGCACGTGGCGATGCAGATCCAGGAGTTCGCCAAGAACCTCGGGGCGACCGGGGGCACCCTCGACACCGAGCGCGAACTGCTCGGCAAGGGCCTCGAGGACGTGCAGGGCATCCTGGGCTACATGGTCGGCGAGCTGATGAAGTCCGACCCCCGCCAGGAGGGGTCCGACGTCCGCAACCTCTACAAGGTCGGCCAGAACACCTCGCGCCTGCTGATGGCTGCCGGCGACCTGGTCATCGGCTGGCTCCTGCTGCGCCAGGCCGAGGTCGCCCAGGCCGCGCTCGACGCCGGCACCTCCGAGAAGGACCGCGACTTCTACGAGGGCAAGGTCGCCGCCGCGAAGTTCTTCGCCCGCAACGTCCTCCCGAAGATCGCGGCCGAGCGGCAGATCGCCGAGGCCACCGACAATGCGCTGATGGACGTGCCCGAGTCCGCGTTCTGA
- a CDS encoding CHAP domain-containing protein, with product MGRLAALTTNRVTRAGMATVLGLGSVVGLGLAADAATGRVRTGGDNLVVRSGPGTSYAKVGRISSGTRIDIICQTRGATVQGRYGASSWWNKIGQNRYVSDAFVHTGSDGRVAPLCRSGSTNPAPPSAVKDDYPYRGATSGVDRWSFYKGQCTSFAAWRVNHNLGIGFHNYYRGVRWSNAQNWDNAARAVGIPVHSTPRVGDIAVRDSGTWGHVAYVAKVNTDGSFMVEEYNWARPDTYSHRRATRGEGSGQFSSFIRFTR from the coding sequence ATGGGCCGACTCGCAGCCCTCACCACCAACCGGGTCACCCGGGCGGGCATGGCCACCGTCCTCGGTCTCGGGTCGGTCGTCGGCCTCGGCCTGGCGGCAGACGCCGCAACCGGCCGGGTGCGCACCGGCGGAGACAACCTCGTCGTCCGCTCGGGGCCGGGCACGAGCTACGCCAAGGTCGGTCGCATCTCGTCCGGCACCAGGATCGACATCATCTGCCAGACCCGGGGCGCGACGGTTCAGGGCAGGTACGGCGCGTCGAGCTGGTGGAACAAGATCGGCCAGAACCGCTACGTCTCCGACGCCTTCGTCCACACCGGCTCCGACGGCCGCGTCGCCCCGCTGTGCAGGAGCGGCTCGACGAACCCGGCACCGCCCAGCGCGGTCAAGGACGACTACCCCTACCGGGGCGCCACCTCAGGCGTCGACCGGTGGAGCTTCTACAAGGGCCAGTGCACCTCGTTCGCCGCGTGGCGGGTCAACCACAACCTCGGCATCGGCTTCCACAACTACTACAGGGGAGTCCGCTGGTCGAACGCCCAGAACTGGGACAACGCCGCCCGGGCCGTCGGCATACCCGTGCACAGCACCCCGCGGGTCGGCGACATCGCGGTGCGTGACTCCGGCACCTGGGGCCACGTCGCGTACGTCGCCAAGGTCAACACGGACGGCAGCTTCATGGTGGAGGAGTACAACTGGGCCCGCCCCGACACCTACAGCCACCGCAGGGCCACCCGAGGCGAGGGCTCCGGCCAGTTCAGCTCGTTCATCCGCTTCACGCGCTGA
- a CDS encoding DUF6458 family protein — protein MYIGLGIFLIVVGAILTFALNASVDAVNLGMIGWICMAAGALAILLSLVVTRRNTAGYSARRVSHTDPATGSRVDEVDVDPNR, from the coding sequence ATGTACATCGGACTTGGAATCTTCCTCATTGTCGTTGGCGCCATCCTGACCTTCGCCCTCAACGCCTCCGTCGATGCCGTCAACCTCGGCATGATCGGCTGGATCTGCATGGCCGCGGGCGCGCTGGCCATCCTGCTGTCCCTCGTCGTGACCCGCCGCAACACCGCTGGTTACTCCGCTCGGCGCGTGAGCCACACCGACCCGGCCACCGGCTCGCGGGTCGACGAGGTCGACGTCGACCCGAACCGCTGA
- a CDS encoding VOC family protein: protein MTRLTPYLSFPGTARQALTFYQEVFGGELVLNTLGDFGREDGPADAIAHGMLQGPVELFASDAAAGAPSVRLEGVVFSLLGTSDPATLETWFAGLSDGGVDIDPLQRRPWGDHDGQVTDRFGVRWLIGYQG, encoded by the coding sequence ATGACCCGGCTGACGCCCTACCTCTCGTTCCCCGGCACGGCCCGACAGGCACTCACCTTCTACCAGGAGGTGTTCGGTGGCGAGCTCGTGCTCAACACCCTCGGCGACTTCGGACGTGAGGACGGCCCGGCCGACGCGATCGCGCACGGGATGCTGCAGGGTCCGGTGGAGCTGTTCGCCTCCGACGCTGCCGCAGGCGCGCCGAGTGTGCGCCTCGAAGGCGTGGTGTTCTCCCTGCTGGGCACCTCCGATCCGGCCACGCTCGAGACATGGTTCGCAGGCCTGAGCGACGGCGGCGTCGACATCGATCCCCTGCAGCGCAGGCCGTGGGGCGACCACGACGGGCAGGTCACGGACCGGTTCGGCGTCCGGTGGCTCATCGGATACCAGGGCTGA
- a CDS encoding HNH endonuclease signature motif containing protein has protein sequence MLGSNGEVLDQGREERYFTDAQTKRMWLRDGGCTYPGCSAPPQWTDGHHLVHWADFGVSNLENGALLCGRHHNTVHGRRLAGRVVKDAPGERVEWDLTPGSYDELLARRAAQEPA, from the coding sequence GTGCTGGGCTCCAACGGGGAGGTGCTGGACCAGGGCCGCGAGGAGCGGTACTTCACGGACGCGCAGACCAAGCGGATGTGGCTGCGCGACGGGGGCTGCACCTACCCCGGTTGCTCAGCGCCGCCGCAGTGGACCGACGGACATCATCTGGTCCACTGGGCAGACTTCGGCGTCTCGAACCTGGAGAACGGGGCCCTGCTCTGCGGGCGGCACCACAACACCGTGCACGGCAGGCGCCTGGCCGGGCGGGTCGTCAAGGATGCGCCCGGGGAACGGGTCGAGTGGGACCTCACCCCGGGTTCCTACGACGAGCTGCTCGCCCGTCGGGCCGCGCAGGAGCCAGCCTGA
- a CDS encoding NHL domain-containing thioredoxin family protein — MTASPRSVSRLRAPELTGRGWLNTGGRALSLEELRGRIVVLDFWTFCCVNCLHVLDELRPLEEKYADSLVLIGVHSPKFEHEADADALAAAVERYAVHHPVLDDPELATWQAYSARAWPTLVVIDPEGYIVASMSGEGHAHGLSVLIEELIAEHTAKGTLRQGDSPYAAPPPPETALRFPGKAAALPDGSFLVSDTTHHEVVHLEADLVTERARYGGPGVLNEPQGVLALPAETAARVGYDVVVADSVNHQVKGLRLADGFFTVLAGTGSQLRERSGSGPALKQELSTPWDVAWFIDRVVVAMAGTHQLWALHLAADPADNTVAVLGGTSSEGIRDGAADEAWFAQPSGLAVSADGRRLWVADSETSALRSLDLTDEGFFVQTHVGRGLFDFGHRDGAAEQALMQHPLGVTVLPDGSVAVSDTYNGAIRRFDPVAGEVSTLATGLREPSDAVVETDEGGTRLVVVESAAHHLVRVPLPEKAQRVDGLARQTQRPRQEVAAGAVSLRVNFTPPTGQKLDHRWGDPTRLVVSATPAALLAEGDGSAEGLTRELVLDPSVGDGVLHVSVQAAACDGDPETGEVPEHAACHLYQQDWGIPVVLVDGAPAELSLDLRGL, encoded by the coding sequence GTGACCGCCTCGCCCCGCTCCGTCTCCCGCCTGCGCGCCCCCGAGCTGACCGGCCGGGGGTGGCTCAACACCGGGGGCCGTGCGCTCTCCCTCGAGGAGCTGCGTGGCCGCATCGTGGTGCTCGACTTCTGGACCTTCTGCTGCGTCAACTGCCTCCACGTGCTCGACGAGCTGCGGCCGCTGGAGGAGAAGTACGCCGACTCGCTCGTGCTCATCGGCGTCCACTCACCGAAGTTCGAGCACGAGGCCGACGCCGACGCCCTGGCCGCTGCCGTGGAGCGGTATGCCGTGCACCACCCCGTGCTCGACGACCCCGAGCTCGCGACGTGGCAGGCATACAGCGCCCGGGCGTGGCCGACGCTGGTGGTCATCGACCCCGAGGGCTACATCGTCGCGTCGATGTCGGGCGAGGGCCACGCGCACGGGCTCTCGGTGCTCATCGAGGAGCTGATCGCCGAGCACACCGCGAAGGGCACCCTGCGACAGGGCGACTCGCCGTACGCCGCGCCGCCGCCCCCCGAGACAGCGCTCCGCTTCCCGGGCAAGGCCGCCGCCCTGCCGGACGGCTCGTTCCTGGTCTCGGACACGACCCACCACGAGGTCGTCCACCTCGAGGCCGACCTCGTCACCGAGCGCGCTCGGTACGGCGGGCCCGGGGTGCTCAACGAGCCGCAGGGCGTGCTCGCCCTCCCGGCCGAGACCGCCGCGCGCGTCGGCTACGACGTGGTGGTCGCCGACTCGGTAAACCACCAGGTCAAGGGGCTCCGGCTCGCCGACGGCTTCTTCACCGTGCTCGCCGGCACCGGTAGCCAGCTGCGCGAGCGGTCGGGCAGCGGGCCGGCGCTGAAGCAGGAGCTGTCGACGCCGTGGGACGTCGCGTGGTTCATCGACCGCGTCGTCGTCGCGATGGCCGGCACCCACCAGCTGTGGGCGCTCCACCTGGCGGCCGACCCCGCCGACAACACCGTCGCCGTCCTCGGCGGCACCTCCTCGGAGGGCATCCGCGACGGCGCGGCCGACGAGGCGTGGTTCGCCCAGCCGTCCGGGCTCGCGGTCTCCGCCGACGGCCGACGCCTGTGGGTGGCTGACTCCGAGACGTCGGCCCTGCGCTCGCTCGACCTCACCGACGAGGGCTTCTTCGTGCAGACCCATGTCGGGCGGGGCCTCTTCGACTTCGGCCACCGGGACGGTGCGGCCGAGCAGGCACTCATGCAGCACCCCCTGGGCGTGACCGTGCTGCCCGACGGCTCGGTCGCCGTGAGCGACACCTACAACGGCGCCATCCGCCGGTTCGACCCGGTCGCCGGTGAGGTCTCGACCCTGGCCACGGGTCTGCGCGAGCCGAGCGACGCCGTCGTGGAGACCGACGAGGGTGGGACGCGGCTGGTTGTCGTGGAGTCGGCTGCCCACCACCTCGTGCGAGTTCCGTTGCCGGAGAAGGCCCAGCGCGTCGACGGCCTCGCCCGGCAGACCCAGCGCCCGCGTCAGGAGGTCGCGGCCGGTGCCGTCAGCCTGCGCGTGAACTTCACGCCCCCGACCGGCCAGAAGCTCGACCACCGCTGGGGTGACCCGACCCGCCTGGTCGTGTCAGCGACACCCGCGGCCCTCCTCGCCGAGGGCGACGGGAGTGCCGAGGGACTCACCCGCGAGCTGGTGCTCGACCCGTCGGTCGGCGACGGTGTGCTCCACGTGTCGGTGCAGGCAGCAGCGTGCGACGGCGACCCCGAGACCGGCGAGGTGCCCGAGCACGCCGCCTGCCACCTCTACCAGCAGGACTGGGGCATCCCCGTCGTGCTCGTCGACGGCGCGCCCGCGGAGCTCAGCCTCGACCTCCGCGGACTCTGA
- a CDS encoding GTP pyrophosphokinase codes for MGVEQERAEAVQRYAAMQPELRVAADHFVTLVTALLDDAGINYVSVTGRAKSVASFAGKAERMVEGLPAYSDPLTQITDQIGVRVVTYLHEDVTAVAALLAEQFSVLDDRDMGQETAQQGRFGYASRHLLVAVDPVKGVPPAYETLRGRSASVQVRTILQHAWAEFEHDVRYKGTIPEEHVPDLDRRFTLAAGLLELADREFSAIRDRLQATMGHQRLVADADDPRISASDLATFLSGEFQDAGWSRTDHYAWISGLLLELGITSLEELEGLLSSIDTPGINARMAYRYPAGAVRRLDDALLAVFGSRYLALHGNAHREAALRTRLEKLRGTQSG; via the coding sequence GTGGGTGTCGAACAGGAGCGGGCCGAGGCCGTGCAGCGGTATGCCGCGATGCAGCCGGAGCTGCGGGTGGCCGCCGACCATTTCGTGACCCTGGTGACGGCCCTGCTCGACGACGCGGGCATCAACTACGTCAGCGTGACGGGCCGGGCCAAGAGCGTCGCGTCCTTCGCCGGCAAGGCCGAACGCATGGTCGAGGGCTTGCCGGCCTACAGCGACCCGCTCACCCAGATCACCGACCAGATCGGCGTCCGGGTCGTCACCTACCTGCACGAGGACGTCACGGCCGTCGCCGCTCTGCTCGCCGAGCAGTTCAGCGTGCTCGACGACCGCGACATGGGCCAGGAGACCGCCCAGCAGGGCCGCTTCGGCTACGCGAGCCGGCACCTGCTCGTGGCGGTGGACCCCGTGAAGGGGGTGCCCCCGGCATACGAGACCCTGCGCGGGCGCAGCGCGTCGGTGCAGGTGCGCACGATTCTCCAGCACGCCTGGGCCGAGTTCGAGCACGACGTGCGCTACAAGGGCACGATCCCCGAGGAGCACGTGCCCGACCTCGACCGCCGTTTCACGCTCGCCGCCGGGCTCCTCGAGCTCGCCGACCGCGAGTTCTCCGCCATCCGCGACCGGCTGCAGGCGACCATGGGCCACCAGCGGCTCGTGGCCGACGCCGACGACCCCCGCATCAGCGCCTCCGACCTCGCGACGTTCCTCTCCGGCGAGTTCCAGGACGCCGGCTGGTCGCGCACCGACCACTACGCGTGGATCTCCGGGCTGCTGCTCGAGCTCGGCATCACCTCGCTCGAGGAGCTCGAGGGGCTGCTGTCCTCGATCGACACCCCGGGGATCAACGCGCGGATGGCCTACCGCTACCCGGCCGGCGCCGTCCGCCGGCTCGACGACGCCCTGCTGGCAGTCTTCGGCAGCCGGTACCTCGCCCTGCACGGCAACGCCCACCGCGAGGCCGCGCTGCGCACCCGGCTCGAGAAGCTGCGCGGCACGCAGTCGGGCTGA
- a CDS encoding DUF4232 domain-containing protein — MRWAIRAAVLVGLAGLVVVGWKYGRYVTVFGDGPCSREGLCDARATATAQRSLFTWYLLCWGLLLAGALASMVRRALASGPFTPGRVTPGPVTPGARQARVPALSRGRHTASAAATATGWLVFLTVILVLALFAGTALLLAAVAVTLTGLAWSLDRLHRRAVPGTAPLTAWLTSVAAALMAVVGGTAAVWVWLGVVGHLWAWFLVVLGPLAAVALTVTVARSRRSHGQALAVAGAGVAAVGCLILGGSSDSARDSLRAIGSELRPDLPADAPTARPSPPTPSPQPTTVPPPTTTPPEVPVTARRPCAATDLTLSATGWDSAMGTSAVALVATNRAASACWLEGWPDLRLLQGGDDLRLDVGHPARGASGQPLSPRRVAVPPGGEASLGWWWKGYRQMADQWTPQTAVLSLQDGGEARLDLVDPGHLVDVIEGARVDVTPWQGTPAAG; from the coding sequence GTGCGTTGGGCGATCCGGGCGGCCGTGCTGGTCGGGCTGGCCGGCCTGGTGGTGGTCGGCTGGAAGTACGGCCGGTACGTCACCGTCTTCGGCGACGGCCCGTGCAGCCGCGAGGGCCTCTGTGACGCACGCGCCACGGCGACGGCCCAGCGGAGCCTCTTCACCTGGTATCTCCTCTGCTGGGGTCTCCTCCTGGCCGGTGCGCTCGCGTCGATGGTGCGCCGAGCGCTGGCGTCCGGCCCGTTCACGCCGGGCCGGGTCACGCCGGGCCCGGTCACGCCGGGCGCGCGGCAGGCTCGGGTGCCGGCCCTCTCGCGGGGCCGGCACACCGCGTCAGCGGCCGCGACCGCCACGGGGTGGCTCGTCTTCCTGACGGTCATCCTGGTGCTGGCGCTGTTCGCCGGCACCGCGCTGCTGCTGGCCGCCGTCGCCGTGACCCTCACCGGTCTGGCCTGGTCGCTCGACCGGCTGCACCGCCGCGCCGTGCCCGGTACCGCTCCGCTGACGGCATGGCTGACCAGTGTTGCTGCAGCCCTGATGGCTGTGGTCGGCGGAACTGCAGCGGTCTGGGTCTGGCTCGGTGTCGTCGGCCACCTGTGGGCGTGGTTCCTCGTTGTGCTCGGTCCTCTGGCCGCGGTGGCCCTCACCGTGACCGTGGCGCGCTCGAGGAGGTCCCACGGGCAGGCGCTCGCCGTCGCCGGGGCGGGAGTCGCGGCCGTCGGCTGCCTGATCCTGGGCGGCTCCTCCGACTCCGCCCGCGACTCCCTGCGCGCCATCGGTTCCGAGCTGCGCCCCGACCTGCCCGCCGACGCGCCGACGGCACGACCGAGCCCTCCGACGCCCTCACCCCAGCCGACGACCGTTCCGCCGCCCACCACGACGCCGCCTGAGGTGCCCGTCACCGCGAGGCGGCCCTGCGCCGCAACCGACCTCACCCTGTCGGCCACGGGTTGGGACTCCGCGATGGGCACCTCCGCCGTCGCGCTCGTGGCCACCAACCGCGCCGCCTCGGCGTGCTGGCTCGAGGGGTGGCCCGACCTGCGGCTCCTCCAGGGCGGAGACGACCTGCGGCTCGACGTGGGCCACCCGGCTCGTGGAGCCTCGGGCCAGCCGCTGTCGCCTCGACGAGTTGCCGTGCCGCCTGGTGGAGAGGCCAGTCTGGGGTGGTGGTGGAAGGGCTACCGGCAGATGGCCGACCAGTGGACACCGCAGACGGCGGTGCTCTCGCTGCAGGACGGTGGCGAGGCCCGCCTCGACCTCGTCGACCCGGGCCACCTCGTCGACGTCATCGAGGGTGCGCGCGTGGACGTCACGCCGTGGCAGGGGACGCCGGCGGCAGGCTGA
- a CDS encoding carbon-nitrogen family hydrolase → MRVAVIQVAYGDIEPVAERVERVAALVREQRGHDLVVLPELWAPGGFAYREWDERAESVDGPIAQAMAAAARDAGVMLHAGSIVERPATGEKGPEGRGLWNTSLVFSPQGELVATYRKIHRFGFGSGEPRLMDAGEDIVLVDLPGGQGRAGLSTCYDLRFPELYRRQLDAGATAFVIPAAWPAARVRHWTLLAHARAIEDQCVVIACNTAGTHSGTEMGGHSQIILPTGEALAMAGSDEQVLSVDVDPSVVADYRATFPVLADRRL, encoded by the coding sequence ATGAGGGTCGCCGTCATCCAGGTCGCCTACGGCGACATCGAGCCGGTCGCGGAGCGTGTCGAACGGGTGGCCGCCCTCGTGCGCGAGCAGCGCGGCCACGACCTCGTCGTGCTGCCGGAGCTCTGGGCGCCGGGTGGCTTCGCCTACCGCGAGTGGGACGAGCGGGCCGAGTCCGTCGACGGGCCCATCGCCCAGGCGATGGCGGCCGCGGCCCGCGACGCCGGGGTGATGCTGCACGCGGGGTCGATCGTCGAGCGGCCGGCCACGGGCGAGAAGGGCCCCGAGGGCCGCGGGCTGTGGAACACCTCGCTGGTCTTCTCACCACAAGGTGAGCTGGTGGCGACCTACCGCAAGATCCACCGGTTCGGGTTCGGGTCCGGGGAGCCCAGGCTCATGGACGCCGGCGAGGACATCGTGCTGGTCGACCTCCCCGGCGGCCAGGGCCGGGCGGGGCTGTCCACCTGCTACGACCTGCGCTTCCCCGAGCTCTACCGGCGCCAGCTCGACGCCGGCGCCACGGCGTTCGTCATCCCCGCAGCGTGGCCCGCCGCGCGGGTGCGGCACTGGACCTTGCTGGCCCACGCTCGCGCCATCGAGGACCAGTGCGTCGTCATTGCGTGCAACACGGCCGGCACCCACTCCGGCACCGAGATGGGCGGCCACTCCCAGATCATCCTCCCCACGGGCGAGGCCCTCGCCATGGCCGGCTCGGATGAGCAGGTGCTCAGCGTCGACGTCGACCCCTCCGTCGTGGCGGACTACCGCGCGACGTTCCCCGTGCTGGCCGACCGCCGCCTCTGA
- a CDS encoding cytochrome c oxidase assembly protein: MSSRSSMPAPSRVPAAVLAGAGLAAVLVAAVIGGAAAAPPIGDPGAFVRWGTLLVRVVHDVAAASTVGLLLLAAFLAPETTKTNRRVTATRAAAVSAAVWALAGLVGVLLTFASLAGIPLLGQGYATQLTTFVLDLEVTRVAVVSATVAAAVAAGAAVATSRAAMAWLSLAAVLGLLPLALAGHAAGAANHDVAVNALALHLVGVAVWVGGLVALAVMRPQLGSDLGVTVQRYSTLALGAFVAVALSGVQSAWLRLGGLDGLASAYGLLVAVKVAALAALGYAGWRQRRAMARRLRAEATDGAAFLRLVFGELVVMGVAVGVAVALSRTAPPVPDTPVADPTPAEVLTGYPAPGPLTATAWFSTWRVDWLWLTLALVMSGFYVAGWLRLRRRGDSWPVHRVVLWVLGWAFFVFATSGGPGVYGRVLFSAHMVMHMVVAMIVPLLLVPAAPITLALRALPSRPDKTWGPREVILQLVHSRYLGLLANPVVAAALFFFSLAIFYYSPLFELALRTHTGHVAMMVHFLLSGYLFVWVLVGIDPGPRRWSPLLLIVILFATMAFHAFFGVVMTGGTELLAAEFFPRLDLPWGPDPLADQQQAGAIAWGVGEAPTLVLALMVAAAWVRTDRAEARRRDRQADRDGDAELAAYNAQLAQLAERHRRTSQGAREKTREKP, from the coding sequence ATGTCCTCCCGCAGCAGCATGCCCGCACCGTCGAGGGTCCCCGCCGCGGTGCTGGCCGGCGCCGGCCTGGCGGCCGTGCTCGTCGCCGCCGTCATCGGGGGCGCCGCCGCTGCCCCGCCCATCGGCGATCCGGGAGCGTTCGTGCGCTGGGGAACGCTGCTGGTCAGGGTCGTGCACGACGTGGCCGCGGCGAGCACCGTGGGCCTGCTGCTGCTGGCGGCGTTCCTCGCCCCTGAGACCACGAAGACCAACCGGCGGGTCACCGCCACGCGGGCGGCCGCGGTGAGCGCAGCGGTGTGGGCCCTGGCGGGGCTGGTCGGGGTGCTCCTCACCTTCGCCTCGCTGGCCGGCATCCCCCTCCTCGGCCAGGGCTACGCCACGCAGCTGACCACCTTCGTGCTCGACCTGGAGGTGACCCGGGTGGCGGTCGTCAGTGCCACGGTGGCCGCCGCGGTGGCAGCCGGGGCGGCGGTCGCCACCTCGCGGGCCGCCATGGCCTGGCTCTCGCTGGCGGCCGTGCTCGGGCTGCTGCCGCTGGCCCTCGCCGGACACGCGGCGGGCGCCGCCAACCACGACGTCGCGGTCAACGCGCTCGCCCTGCACCTGGTCGGCGTCGCCGTCTGGGTGGGAGGTCTGGTGGCGCTCGCGGTCATGCGTCCCCAGCTCGGCTCCGACCTCGGTGTCACGGTCCAGCGCTACTCGACGCTGGCCCTGGGGGCGTTCGTCGCCGTGGCCCTCTCGGGTGTCCAGAGCGCCTGGCTGCGGCTGGGGGGCCTCGACGGACTGGCCTCCGCCTACGGGCTGCTGGTGGCCGTCAAGGTGGCAGCCCTGGCCGCCCTCGGGTATGCCGGGTGGCGCCAGCGCCGCGCGATGGCGCGCCGCCTGCGCGCCGAGGCCACCGATGGTGCGGCCTTCCTCCGGCTGGTCTTCGGTGAGCTCGTGGTCATGGGCGTCGCGGTGGGGGTGGCCGTCGCGCTGTCCCGCACGGCCCCGCCGGTGCCGGACACCCCGGTCGCCGACCCCACCCCCGCCGAGGTCCTGACCGGCTACCCGGCGCCCGGTCCGCTGACGGCAACAGCCTGGTTCTCCACCTGGCGGGTCGACTGGCTCTGGCTGACCCTCGCGCTGGTCATGTCCGGTTTCTACGTGGCCGGCTGGCTGAGGCTGCGCCGCCGAGGAGACTCCTGGCCGGTCCACCGGGTCGTGCTGTGGGTGCTCGGCTGGGCCTTCTTCGTCTTCGCCACCTCCGGCGGCCCGGGCGTCTACGGGCGGGTGCTGTTCTCGGCCCACATGGTCATGCACATGGTCGTCGCGATGATCGTGCCGCTGCTGCTCGTGCCGGCGGCGCCGATCACCCTCGCGCTGCGGGCGCTGCCCTCGCGGCCCGACAAGACCTGGGGTCCGCGCGAGGTCATCCTCCAGCTGGTGCACTCGCGCTACCTCGGGCTGCTGGCCAACCCGGTCGTGGCGGCGGCGCTCTTCTTCTTCAGCCTGGCGATCTTCTACTACTCACCGCTCTTCGAGCTCGCGCTGCGCACGCACACCGGGCACGTCGCGATGATGGTGCACTTCCTGCTCTCCGGTTACCTGTTCGTCTGGGTGCTCGTGGGCATCGACCCCGGGCCCCGGCGGTGGTCACCGCTGCTCCTCATCGTCATCCTCTTCGCCACCATGGCCTTCCACGCGTTCTTCGGCGTGGTCATGACGGGCGGTACCGAGCTGCTGGCCGCCGAATTCTTCCCACGGCTCGACCTGCCCTGGGGGCCCGACCCCCTCGCCGACCAGCAGCAGGCCGGCGCCATCGCCTGGGGCGTGGGCGAGGCCCCGACGCTGGTCCTGGCGCTCATGGTGGCCGCCGCCTGGGTGCGCACCGACCGGGCCGAGGCCAGGCGCCGTGACCGGCAGGCCGACCGTGACGGTGATGCCGAGCTGGCGGCCTACAACGCACAATTGGCCCAGCTGGCCGAGCGCCACCGCCGCACCTCGCAGGGGGCGCGCGAGAAGACGAGGGAGAAGCCATGA